One part of the Raphanus sativus cultivar WK10039 chromosome 7, ASM80110v3, whole genome shotgun sequence genome encodes these proteins:
- the LOC108815987 gene encoding probable xyloglucan 6-xylosyltransferase 3 yields the protein MGKEDGFKTQKRISTSASAGVLPTTMATPSGGRKPPPRGKQIKKTFNNVKMTILCGLVTILVLRGTIGVNFGTSDADAVNQNLIEETNRLLAEIRSDSDPTDANEPPGSDLDLNATYTLGPKVTDWDHQRATWLTRNPDFPSSVGGKPRVLLLTGSPPKPCDNPIGDHYLLKSVKNKVDYCRIHGIEIVYNMAHLDKELAGYWAKLPMLRRLMLSHPEIEWIWWMDSDALFTDMVFEIPLSKYENHNLVIHGYPDLLYDQKSWIALNTGSFLFRNCQWSLDLLDAWAPMGPKGPIREEAGKVLTAYLKGRPAFEADDQSALIYLLLSEKDTWMGKVFVENQYYLHGFWEGLVDRYEEMMDKYHPGLGDERWPFVTHFVGCKPCGSYADYAVERCLKSMERAYNFADNQVLKLYGFGHRGLLSPKIKRIRNETITPLKFVNRFDIRRATPLKIEARS from the coding sequence atgGGGAAGGAAGACGGGTTCAAGACTCAAAAGCGCATCTCAACCTCTGCTTCCGCCGGCGTTCTCCCGACGACGATGGCCACTCCCTCGGGAGGAAGAAAACCGCCTCCGCGTGGCAAACAGATCAAGAAAACGTTCAACAACGTGAAGATGACCATCCTCTGCGGCCTCGTCACAATCCTCGTCCTCCGCGGCACCATCGGCGTCAACTTCGGAACATCCGACGCCGACGCCGTCAACCAGAACCTAATCGAGGAAACCAACCGCCTCCTAGCCGAGATCAGATCCGACTCCGATCCCACCGACGCCAACGAGCCTCCCGGCTCGGATCTCGATCTCAACGCGACGTACACTCTCGGACCCAAGGTCACCGACTGGGACCACCAACGAGCCACGTGGCTAACTCGAAACCCGGACTTCCCCAGCTCCGTCGGCGGTAAACCTAGAGTCTTGCTCCTCACGGGATCGCCGCCGAAGCCCTGCGACAATCCCATCGGTGATCATTACCTCTTGAAGTCGGTGAAGAACAAGGTCGATTACTGTCGGATCCACGGGATCGAGATTGTTTACAACATGGCTCATTTGGACAAGGAGCTCGCTGGTTACTGGGCGAAGCTCCCGATGCTAAGGAGGTTGATGCTGTCTCACCCTGAGATCGAGTGGATTTGGTGGATGGACAGTGACGCTTTGTTTACGGACATGGTGTTCGAGATACCTTTGTCTAAGTACGAGAATCATAACTTGGTTATTCACGGGTATCCGGATCTGCTCTACGACCAGAAGTCTTGGATTGCTTTGAACACCGGTAGCTTCTTGTTTAGGAACTGTCAATGGTCTTTGGATCTGCTTGATGCTTGGGCTCCTATGGGACCAAAAGGACCGATCAGGGAAGAAGCCGGGAAGGTGCTTACCGCGTATCTCAAGGGAAGGCCGGCTTTCGAGGCTGATGATCAGTCTGCGTTGATCTATCTGCTGCTTTCGGAGAAGGACACGTGGATGGGGAAAGTGTTTGTGGAGAATCAGTACTATCTTCATGGGTTTTGGGAAGGGTTGGTGGATAGGTATGAGGAGATGATGGACAAGTATCATCCTGGGTTGGGAGACGAGAGGTGGCCGTTTGTGACTCACTTTGTGGGATGCAAACCTTGTGGGAGTTATGCGGATTACGCGGTTGAACGCTGCTTGAAGAGTATGGAGAGAGCTTATAACTTTGCGGATAATCAAGTGCTGAAGCTATATGGTTTTGGTCATAGGGGATTGTTAAGTCCTAAGATCAAGAGGATCAGGAATGAGACAATAACTCCGTTGAAGTTTGTAAACAGGTTTGATATTCGGAGAGCAACACCGCTAAAGATTGAAGCCCGGAGCTAG
- the LOC108816741 gene encoding protein LURP-one-related 14-like, with protein sequence MAAGTDPYQQTGYGFAIGTPVATQNTNVAVVSDVFCCPYPLQLTVKKKCKGLSGAKLEVVDLNSNVVLCVDGPHDSFSRKRVLRDPAGYPLLTMREKLTWLHDGWTVHRGEGSDPRELMFTVKRSHALQWRARLDVFFQSHHLPGNFSVVGTYFDDSAKVYHSNAVIAEVKEKTTFGGFFKGKQDFVVKINAGVDYAFIVSLLVILNETNTIF encoded by the exons ATGGCGGCAGGGACCGATCCGTATCAGCAGACGGGCTATGGGTTTGCGATCGGAACACCCGTGGCTACACAAAACACGAACGTTGCGGTGGTAAGTGACGTATTCTGCTGTCCTTACCCACTCCAGCTAACAGTCAAGAAGAAATGTAAAGGACTTAGCGGTGCCAAGCTAGAGGTGGTGGACCTCAACTCCAACGTCGTTCTCTGCGTAGACGGTCCTCACGACAGCTTCAGCAGGAAACGTGTCCTTCGTGACCCCGCGGGTTACCCTCTTCTCACCATGCGCGAGAAG TTGACGTGGTTACATGACGGATGGACTGTTCATCGAGGAGAAGGCTCAGATCCAAGGGAGCTAATGTTCACAGTGAAACGTTCTCATGCTCTTCAATGGAGGGCCCGCCTCGATGTCTTCTTTCAATCTCATCATCTCCCTGGTAACTTCAGCGTCGTAGGCACTTACTTCGACGACTCCGCCAAGGTTTACCATTCCAACGCTGTCATCGCCGAG GTGAAGGAGAAGACGACATTTGGAGGATTTTTCAAAGGGAAACAAGACTTTGTGGTTAAAATAAATGCAGGCGTTGACTATGCTTTTATTGTCTCTCTCCTCGTCATCTTGAATGAGACCAACACAATCTTTTAG
- the LOC108817853 gene encoding protein unc-13 homolog — protein sequence MEEESAVEILQRYRRDRRKLLDFMLAGSLIKKVIMPPGAVTLDDVDLDQVSVDYVINCAKKGGMLELSEAIRDFHDHSGLPYMNSVGTADDFFLATNPESSGSPPKRAPPPIPLLTSSSSSIPTNPEWCESPSAPPLMRSESIDSSHAQEQELTVDDIEDFEDDDDNEGVGNFRISRRTASDAADLVPKLPSFATGITDDDLRETAFEILLACAGASGGLIVPSKEKKNEKRRSRLIKKLGRKSESVSQSQTSSGLVALLEMMRGQMEISEAMDIRTRQGLLNALAGKSGKRMDSLLIPVELLCCVSRTEFSDKKAYLRWQKRQLNMLAEGLINHPVVGFGESGRKATDLKSLLQRIEESESLPASAGEVQRAECLKSLTEVATSLAERPARGDLTGEVCHWADGYHLNVRLYEKLLLCVFDMLNEGKLTEEVEEILELLKSTWRVLGITETIHYTCYAWVLFRQYVITSEQGLLRHAIQQLNKIPLKEQRGPQERIHLKTLQCRVENEEISFLESFLSPIRSWADKQLGDYHLHFAEGSLVVEDTVSVAMITWRLLLEESDRAMHSSSLDREQIESYISSSIKNTFTRMSLTIDRSDRINEHPLALLAEETKKLIKKDSTIFMPILSQRHPQAIAFSASLIHKFYGNKLKPFLDGTEHLTEDVVSVFPAADSLEQYLLELMTSVCGEDTNGPYFRKLIPYELESLSGTLVLRWINAQLGRILSWVERAIKQEHWDPISPQQRHGSSIVEVFRIVEETVDQFFELKVPMRSIELSALLRGIDNAFQVYTNHVMEKLGSKDDLVPPVPVLTRYKKEAAIKVFVKKELFESKLPDERWSTNIDVPATAVLCVQLNTLHYAVSQLSKLEDSIWERWIAKRPREKIVIRKSLVEKTKSVNQKESFEGSRKDINAALDRICEFTGTKIIFYDLREPFIENLYKPSVSQSRLEALIEALDTELGQLCTVIMESLRDRIVTSLLQASLDGLLRVLLDGGSSRVFHPSESKLLEEDVEVLKEFFISGGDGLPRGVVENQIARVRLVVKLHGYETRELIDDLRSRSSLDMQQGGRGKLGADTQTLVRVLCHRNDSEASLFLKKQYKIPKSHA from the exons ATGGAAGA AGAAAGTGCTGTTGAGATTCTTCAGAGGTATCGCCGTGACAGGCGTAAACTCTTGGATTTTATGTTGGCCGGTAGCTTAATCAAGAAAGTCATTATGCCTCCTGGAGCCGTTACTCTTGATGATGTGGATTTAGATCAAGTTAGTGTCGATTATGTCATTAACTGTGCTAAGAAAG GTGGAATGCTCGAGCTTTCTGAAGCGATTCGGGACTTTCATGATCACAGTGGATTGCCTTATATG AATAGCGTGGGTACTGCTGATGATTTCTTTTTGGCTACAAACCCTGAATCTTCTGGCTCACCTCCCAAAAGGGCGCCGCCGCCTATTCCTTTGTTGACTTCCTCATCCTCATCCATCCCTACGAATCCCGAGTGGTGTGAGTCACCTTCTGCGCCACCGTTGATGCGATCGGAATCTATCGATTCATCACACGCTCAAGAGCAGGAGCTGACTGTTGATGACATTGAAGACTTTGAGGATGACGATGACAATGAGGGAGTTGGTAATTTCAGGATCTCGAGGCGGACTGCTAGTGATGCGGCTGATCTTGTGCCTAAACTCCCATCCTTTGCCACTG GTATTACAGATGATGATCTCCGTGAAACTGCATTTGAAATCTTGTTGGCTTGCGCTGGAGCCTCAGG GGGCCTCATAGTACcatcaaaagagaaaaagaatgagAAACGAAGATCTAGGCTGATTAAAAAGCTCGGTCGCAAAAGTGAGAGTGTTTCTCAGTCTCAAACTTCATCAGGATTGGTTGCTCTTTTGGAAATGATGCGAGGCCAAATGGAG ATATCTGAGGCCATGGACATCAGGACAAGACAGGGGTTGCTTAATGCCCTAGCTGGAAAATCTGGGAAAAGAATGGACAGCCTCCTGATACCTGTAGAATTGTTATGTTGTGTATCTCGTACCGAGTTTTCTGACAAGAAAGCATACCTACGTTGGCAGAAAAGGCAG TTAAACATGTTAGCAGAGGGGCTTATTAATCATCCTGTCGTTGGATTTGGAGAATCAGGTCGTAAGGCAACTGACCTGAAGAGTCTTCTGCAAAGGATTGAAGAATCAGAG TCTCTTCCAGCCTCAGCCGGAGAAGTGCAAAGGGCAGAATGTTTAAAATCTCTTACAGAAGTTGCTACCTCACTTGCTGAGAGACCGGCTCGTGGTGATTTGACGGGTGAAGTGTGCCATTGGGCTGATGGTTATCATTTGAACGTCAGACTATATGAAAAACTGCTTCTCTGTGTCTTTGACATGTTGAATGAAGGGAAGCTTACAGAG GAAGTGGAAGAAATTCTTGAGCTTTTGAAGTCAACGTGGCGTGTTCTTGGAATTACAGAGACCATTCATTACACATGCTATGCCTGGGTATTATTTCGGCAG TATGTAATCACTAGTGAACAAGGACTTCTGCGACATGCTATTCAGCAGCTGAATAAAATCCCTCTAAAAGAACAACGTGGGCCTCAAGAGCGCATACATTTAAAAACCTTGCAGTGTAGGGTTGAAAATGAAGAGATATCCTTCCTGGAGTCCTTCTTGTCACCTATACGTAGTTGGGCTGATAAGCAGCTGGGCGACTACCATCTGCATTTTGCCGAG GGTTCACTTGTCGTGGAGGATACAGTTTCAGTTGCAATGATAACTTGGAGGCTTTTGTTGGAGGAATCTGACAGA GCGATGCATTCTAGCTCTTTAGATCGAGAGCAAATTGAGTCCTATATTTCATCTTCCATCAAGAATACGTTCACAAGG ATGTCACTTACCATTGATAGATCAGACAGAATCAATGAGCACCCTTTGGCATTGCTTGCTGAGGAGACAAAGAAACTTATCAAAAAAGACTCTACCATCTTTATGCCAATATTATCTCAGAGGCACCCACAAGCAATTGCGTTTTCTGCATCTCTTATTCACAAGTTTTATGGAAACAAGCTG AAACCTTTTCTTGATGGTACTGAACACTTGACGGAGGATGTTGTCTCTGTTTTTCCTGCGGCTGATAGCCTTGAGCAGTATTTACTGGAGCTAATGACCTCTGTCTGTGGAGAGGATACAAATGGACCTTACTTCAGAAAATTAATTCCATATGAG CTCGAATCTCTCTCTGGCACGTTGGTTTTGAGATGGATCAATGCACAGCTGGGAAGAATTTTGAGCTGGGTGGAACGAGCTATTAAACAAGAG CACTGGGACCCAATATCACCTCAACAGCGGCATGGGAGCTCAATTGTTGAAGTTTTCAGGATCGTAGAAGAG ACTGTTGATCAATTTTTTGAGCTGAAAGTTCCAATGAGATCCATTGAACTAAGCGCTTTACTTCGTGGTATTGACAATGCATTTCAAGTATATACTAACCATGTCATGGAGAAGCTAG GTAGCAAGGATGATTTGGTCCCACCTGTGCCTGTTCTTACTCGTTACAAGAAGGAAGCAGCAATCAAGGTTTTTGTTAAGAAGGAACTATTCGAGTCAAAACTGCCGGATGAGAGATGGTCGACTAACATTGATGTTCCTGCAACTGCTGTCCTTTGCGTTCAGCTCAATACTTTACAT TATGCTGTTAGTCAACTGAGCAAGTTAGAAGACAGCATATGGGAGCGATGGATAGCAAAAAGACCTCGCGAAAAGATTGTCATCA GAAAATCTTTGGTTGAGAAAACTAAGAGTGTTAACCAGAAGGAATCTTTTGAGGGGAGTAGAAAAGATATCAATGCAGCTCTGGATCGTATTTGCGAGTTTACTG GAACGAAGATCATCTTCTACGATCTAAGGGAGCCATTTATTGAGAATCTGTACAAGCCAAGTGTTTCTCAATCAAGATTGGAAGCATTAATCGAAGCCCTTGACACG GAACTTGGGCAGCTATGCACTGTCATAATGGAATCACTGAGGGATCGGATAGTCACAAGCTTGCTTCAAGCATCACTT GACGGATTACTTCGCGTACTATTAGACGGAGGCTCGTCACGTGTATTTCATCCAAGCGAGTCAAAGCTACTTGAAGAAGATGTAGAGGTCTTAAAG GAATTCTTTATTTCTGGCGGTGACGGACTTCCGAGAGGAGTCGTTGAAAACCAAATCGCCCGTGTTCGTCTCGTTGTAAAGCTGCACGGATACGAG ACACGAGAGCTTATCGATGACTTAAGGTCTAGAAGCAGTCTAGATATGCAGCAAGGAGGAAGAGGCAAACTTGGAGCAGACACCCAAACACTGGTGCGAGTGTTGTGCCACAGAAACGATTCAGAGGCTTCTCTGTTTCTGAAAAAGCAGTACAAAATCCCCAAATCCCACGCCTAA
- the LOC108814362 gene encoding protein LNK4 → MDRYSRRNAEDLVVPNYHETSDSYPSSDMWGGWSMNSQKAAEKCFDFDVINNGFSGGLYSQMDMEIGTSGEEVKQEEEEESKRLKTLGCFYNSASSLHDFDGIQQMDDVFLSSILEDVPGNGNLHCFKESDNNSPGSSSVAYLDTLDGREVPMYQYNWEACNDMPLMEGEEAMKISDLCEENMGEPSTEEVVLQDLQRASEKLNDVTRKCFRDTFYRLAKNSQLKCESDNINSEAFLEDRTFSGNINQKTESETNSIDRAVANLTFNNMESNMRNLPPPKRVSCNQG, encoded by the exons ATGGATCGTTATTCGAGGAGGAACGCTGAGGATCTAGTTGTGCCTAACTATCATGAGACATCGGATTCATACCCATCTTCTGATATGTGGGGTGGATGGAGTATGAACTCCCAGAAAGCTGCTGAGAAATGCTTTGACTTCGATGTGATTAACAATGGATTCAGCGGAGGGTTATACAGTCAGATGGATATGGAGATAGGGACGAGTGGAGAAGAagtaaaacaagaagaagaagaggaatcaAAGAGGTTAAAGACTCTTGGTTGTTTCTATAACTCTGCTTCGTCGCTTCATGATTTCGATGGAATCCAGCAGATGGATGACGTATTCTT AAGTTCCATTTTGGAGGATGTTCCAGGGAATGGCAATCTCCATTGTTTCAAAGAGTCGGATAACAACAGCCCCGGCTCTTCCTCTGTTGCCTATCTTGACACTCTCGACGGCAGGGAAGTACCGATGTATCAATACAACTGGGAAGCTTGTAATGACATGCCTCTTATG GAGGGGGAGGAAGCAATGAAGATCTCGGATCTGTGTGAGGAGAACATGGGAGAGCCATCTACAGAAGAAGTTGTGTTGCAGGATCTACAGAGGGCTAGTGAAAAG TTGAATGATGTTACCCGGAAATGCTTCCGCGATACTTTCTACCGGCTTGCAAAGAACTCACAACTGAAGTGTGAATCAGACAACATTAACTCAGAGGCATTCCTTGAGGATAGAACCTTCAG TGGGAACATAAACCAGAAGACTGAATCTGAAACGAACTCAATCGACAGAGCAGTCGCGAACCTCACGTTCAACAATATGGAGTCCAACATGAGGAATTTGCCTCCACCAAAGAGAGTTTCTTGTAATCAAGGGTAA
- the LOC108815990 gene encoding protein MIZU-KUSSEI 1-like, protein MATPPLTPRMLIPTLSPLGSPRSNNKSPATARPEITLEKPSGKNKSTGSKSTKLLRRVRSVFRSLPIMSPMCKFPGGGGTRVHENHVHGGTRVTGTVFGHRKARVNLAIQENPRSLPILVLELAIPTAKLLQDLGVGLVRIALECEKKPSERTTKIVDEPIWALYCNGKKSGYGVKRQPTEEDLVVMQMLHAVSMGAGVLPVTSSGGGGGGGGKQEGDLTYMRAHFERVIGSRDSETYYMMNPDGNSGPELSIFFVRV, encoded by the coding sequence ATGGCAACACCACCGTTAACGCCGCGGATGCTGATTCCGACACTGTCACCTCTCGGGAGTCCACGTTCCAATAATAAATCTCCCGCCACGGCGCGGCCAGAGATAACGCTGGAGAAGCCGTCCGGGAAGAACAAATCAACCGGCTCCAAATCAACGAAGCTACTCCGCCGAGTCCGCTCAGTGTTCCGATCGCTTCCGATCATGTCTCCGATGTGCAAATTCCCCGGGGGAGGAGGGACGCGAGTCCACGAGAACCACGTCCACGGAGGGACGCGCGTGACGGGGACGGTGTTCGGCCACCGCAAGGCGCGGGTGAACCTGGCGATCCAGGAGAACCCGCGGTCCCTCCCGATCCTCGTCCTGGAGCTGGCCATCCCGACGGCGAAGCTCCTGCAGGATCTCGGGGTGGGGCTGGTGAGGATCGCGCTGGAGTGCGAGAAGAAACCGAGCGAGAGGACGACGAAGATCGTGGACGAGCCGATATGGGCTCTGTACTGCAACGGGAAGAAGTCGGGTTACGGGGTTAAGAGACAGCCGACGGAGGAGGATCTTGTGGTGATGCAGATGCTCCACGCGGTGTCGATGGGAGCTGGCGTGTTGCCGGTGACCAGcagcggaggaggaggaggaggaggagggaagCAAGAAGGGGATTTGACTTACATGAGAGCGCATTTTGAGAGAGTGATTGGGTCGAGAGACTCGGAGACGTATTACATGATGAACCCAGACGGTAACAGTGGACCTGAGCTCAGTATCTTCTTCGTTCGGGTTTAA